In Pedobacter sp. W3I1, one DNA window encodes the following:
- a CDS encoding AAA family ATPase: MKIKSVEISAFRIYDDPKNANFDFSDNTGDIADFVSLYAPNGFGKTSFYDAVEWAVTKSINRFYIRGEELKKLADFQAVKNKMPLIRNSKSKGPTFVKITSDTGLFAEIFKKNGKQSHDINFKKPVIHDFQQVILSQEWISAFLTESDGELRYKKFMERPDLSEINKYYNNIKLQIGVLENEKNALKKKIEDLRDLIINTGEQDLLSTVNKQIDLLISEHDQKNLSRIDASTTKEQIKKLQDTIVDCRISMNNQQELNLVLKDIIVARTGDENICGATQYFETLNDLENILKEINLLSGRIKGIENLQEHSNKLAELKKNSVKLNELKIVYQNYYPKLEKHGLTATSIKDKRIAIETLDKIVFSLVIRISGNEGSQAELQTQVDSLIEQIDSTNRLIAELPGIITDFNKNSEEIQAARFRLNVIKEDLKKPIEQIKDLESSISATTNILKQLRENIYSKESVANDPDLEARIVILGELEKSLNTERNKLSEQTNLIEQQQILNSNIQEFIQAGLGIVNERKKSDCPLCEHQYNSYNELLSKITGNTALSENLKKMLSDQNDLKVSIENIENQIKTEKAILESFYNLDILEAEEKKKILQNKIDSFKPESERLVNRIEELNSKLTEANIKLSGFSSSEREHTLKVEHDRLTNLKNQIVKSLNDVKTKLFADQAELSSSQSKTELLKNEISELEKMDDYIEIMQLFGMVWPGEEINRTAIDKHSQGLTEELEKNLKLEQETEANLKTQEKKLSQYKLEDLITRLNDMQQKRVDANQKTERYVNFLNKKLSINNTGLDRWQLSTLIDNKEKEINAKVRKNKDLIDSYDKLNGYCDNIEGFLLSEGAKSEIKKFEKELNLLTDKVDPLLQEEKLKTKTFLQTKIQEFFYEKLINDLYKKIDPHPEFKEVQFQADFESDSARLDVFVKSGVGETMLIPNLYFSTAQINILSLSIFLATALNSPKYDCIFIDDPIQSMDSINVLSTIDLFRSIVVNHKKQIILSTHDENFHNLLQKKLPPEKFKSKFLELESFGKLKN; the protein is encoded by the coding sequence TGTATGCTCCGAACGGATTTGGAAAAACCTCATTTTACGATGCGGTTGAGTGGGCCGTTACAAAATCAATCAATAGATTTTACATCCGTGGGGAAGAGCTAAAAAAACTTGCGGATTTTCAAGCGGTTAAAAACAAAATGCCTTTGATCAGGAATTCAAAATCCAAAGGGCCAACGTTTGTTAAAATCACCTCTGACACAGGATTATTTGCAGAGATCTTCAAAAAAAACGGAAAACAATCTCATGACATTAATTTTAAAAAACCAGTAATACATGATTTCCAGCAGGTTATTCTAAGTCAAGAGTGGATTTCTGCTTTCCTCACTGAAAGTGATGGAGAGCTGCGTTATAAAAAATTTATGGAAAGACCTGATCTCTCAGAGATAAACAAATATTATAACAATATAAAGCTCCAAATTGGCGTACTGGAAAATGAGAAAAATGCTTTAAAGAAAAAGATTGAAGATTTAAGAGATCTAATCATCAATACCGGGGAACAAGACCTCCTTTCAACTGTAAATAAACAAATTGATCTTCTTATTTCTGAACATGACCAGAAAAACCTTTCAAGGATTGACGCTTCAACAACAAAGGAACAGATCAAAAAACTTCAGGATACGATCGTCGACTGCAGAATTTCGATGAATAATCAGCAGGAGCTAAACCTTGTCCTAAAAGATATTATAGTTGCAAGAACCGGTGATGAAAACATCTGTGGCGCCACACAATATTTTGAAACACTGAATGATCTGGAAAATATCCTAAAAGAGATAAACCTTTTATCCGGCCGTATTAAAGGAATTGAAAATCTGCAGGAGCATTCAAATAAGCTTGCCGAATTAAAAAAGAATTCAGTTAAGCTAAACGAACTAAAGATAGTATACCAAAATTATTATCCCAAATTAGAAAAACATGGGTTAACTGCTACTTCAATTAAAGATAAACGGATTGCTATCGAGACACTTGATAAAATTGTTTTTAGCTTAGTAATTAGGATAAGCGGAAATGAGGGTTCGCAGGCAGAGCTACAGACCCAGGTTGATTCCCTTATTGAACAGATCGATTCAACCAACCGACTGATAGCAGAGTTACCGGGAATAATAACTGATTTCAACAAAAATTCGGAAGAAATCCAAGCTGCGCGATTCAGATTGAATGTGATCAAGGAGGATTTAAAAAAGCCCATAGAACAGATCAAAGACTTGGAATCTTCTATATCCGCGACAACGAATATATTAAAGCAACTACGGGAAAATATATACTCAAAAGAGTCGGTGGCCAATGATCCAGATCTTGAAGCCCGGATAGTTATCCTAGGTGAACTGGAGAAAAGTCTAAACACTGAAAGAAACAAATTATCCGAGCAAACAAATCTTATTGAACAGCAGCAGATACTGAATTCAAATATCCAGGAATTTATCCAGGCAGGTTTAGGAATTGTTAATGAAAGAAAAAAATCAGATTGTCCGCTATGTGAACATCAGTACAATTCGTACAATGAATTATTAAGTAAAATCACCGGTAATACAGCTTTAAGCGAAAATCTAAAAAAAATGCTCTCCGATCAGAATGATCTGAAAGTATCAATTGAAAATATTGAGAACCAGATTAAAACCGAAAAGGCCATACTTGAAAGTTTTTACAACCTGGATATCCTGGAGGCAGAAGAAAAGAAGAAAATATTACAAAATAAAATAGACTCTTTTAAACCCGAATCCGAGAGATTGGTAAACAGGATTGAAGAATTGAATAGTAAACTGACTGAAGCTAATATCAAATTATCCGGGTTTAGTTCCAGTGAACGTGAACATACCCTAAAAGTGGAACATGACAGGCTCACTAATTTAAAAAATCAGATTGTAAAAAGTCTCAACGACGTTAAGACAAAGCTATTCGCGGATCAGGCAGAGTTATCCTCTTCCCAATCAAAAACTGAGCTATTAAAGAATGAGATTAGTGAGTTAGAAAAGATGGATGATTACATTGAGATAATGCAACTCTTTGGAATGGTATGGCCTGGAGAAGAAATTAATCGGACTGCGATAGACAAACACAGCCAAGGACTGACAGAAGAGTTGGAAAAAAATCTTAAACTAGAACAGGAAACAGAGGCCAATCTGAAAACCCAGGAAAAAAAATTATCTCAATATAAACTGGAGGATTTAATCACTAGGTTAAATGACATGCAACAAAAACGAGTGGATGCGAATCAGAAGACTGAGCGTTACGTTAATTTCTTAAACAAAAAACTGAGTATCAATAATACAGGACTTGATAGATGGCAGCTTTCTACTTTGATTGACAATAAAGAAAAGGAAATTAATGCTAAGGTCAGAAAGAATAAGGATTTAATAGATAGTTATGATAAACTAAATGGATACTGTGATAACATAGAAGGGTTTCTTTTATCGGAAGGTGCAAAAAGTGAGATTAAAAAATTTGAAAAAGAACTGAATTTATTAACCGACAAGGTTGATCCCTTACTTCAAGAAGAAAAGCTAAAAACCAAGACTTTTCTACAGACAAAAATCCAAGAGTTTTTTTATGAAAAGCTGATCAATGATCTGTACAAAAAAATTGACCCCCATCCTGAGTTTAAAGAGGTTCAGTTTCAGGCTGATTTTGAGTCCGATTCCGCAAGGCTTGATGTATTTGTTAAGAGCGGGGTTGGTGAGACCATGTTGATACCAAACCTATATTTTAGCACCGCCCAGATTAATATCCTAAGTTTAAGCATCTTTCTGGCAACAGCACTTAATTCCCCAAAATACGACTGCATATTCATTGATGACCCCATTCAATCAATGGATAGTATAAATGTTCTTTCCACTATTGATCTTTTTAGAAGTATTGTGGTTAATCATAAAAAGCAGATCATTTTATCTACTCATGATGAAAATTTTCATAATCTATTGCAAAAAAAATTGCCACCTGAAAAATTCAAATCTAAATTCCTTGAGCTTGAAAGCTTTGGGAAGTTGAAAAATTAA
- a CDS encoding SBBP repeat-containing protein, producing the protein MNKLKSPNGIVADANGNVFVADEGKYCIRKIAPDGTASILAGSITGIAGHKDGKGTDAIFSNISGMVLDRFGNILAVDCGTGYIRKITPDGTVSTIAGNGVQTSGNGPLAIVNGPALSVSFTFPRGIGIDSKGNIYVTDNNSLIRKLDATGNVSTFAGGVNQGNRDGLGTAALFNAPQDIAIDAADNLFITDRQNHSIRKIDKTATYPRWPEPASQGLPMVVAM; encoded by the coding sequence ATGAACAAACTAAAATCCCCGAACGGCATAGTCGCAGACGCTAACGGCAACGTATTTGTAGCAGATGAAGGAAAATACTGCATCAGGAAGATTGCACCGGACGGAACTGCTTCAATTTTGGCCGGGAGTATAACTGGTATCGCTGGCCATAAGGACGGCAAGGGAACAGACGCAATTTTTAGTAATATCTCGGGCATGGTACTCGACCGGTTCGGAAATATTCTGGCCGTAGATTGCGGAACAGGATACATACGTAAAATTACGCCGGACGGAACGGTGTCCACCATTGCCGGAAACGGTGTACAAACATCTGGAAATGGTCCTTTGGCAATTGTAAACGGACCGGCACTTTCAGTTTCATTCACATTTCCAAGAGGTATAGGCATAGATTCAAAAGGGAATATCTATGTCACCGATAATAATTCATTGATTAGAAAACTAGATGCGACAGGCAATGTAAGCACCTTTGCAGGAGGCGTAAACCAGGGAAACCGTGATGGTCTGGGTACAGCGGCCTTATTTAATGCCCCCCAAGATATCGCAATAGATGCAGCAGATAATCTTTTCATAACAGACAGGCAGAACCATAGCATCAGGAAGATCGATAAAACGGCAACGTATCCACGTTGGCCGGAACCGGCCAGCCAGGGTCTGCCAATGGTAGTGGCAATGTAG
- a CDS encoding lipid II flippase family protein, which yields MGLLSAVYASYLNPECRTMASNLSAFINGFATILMFAFIDPHLSVMTDDIMLGKCSEATLRNISFI from the coding sequence GTGGGACTTTTATCAGCTGTTTATGCCTCGTACTTGAACCCTGAATGCAGAACTATGGCTAGTAACTTGTCCGCATTCATAAATGGTTTTGCGACGATACTAATGTTTGCTTTTATAGATCCGCATCTATCAGTAATGACTGATGACATTATGCTAGGAAAATGTTCGGAGGCAACTCTTAGAAATATATCGTTTATATGA
- a CDS encoding helix-turn-helix domain-containing protein, with the protein MLKYLEMSSESPLNSYVRKFWILDNSESGLVATTKHALPNTCITIAIIHGDGLIIDFPNNPISIARGSYLVGEITKATGVMVLPYTKAFMVQLNPWAATLLSNCSFHELTNQFAAIADINRELARSFIDINVLDNKGTKQQILKALELYLYPTGASTLIASCFNLFESHSPFIPLKIAALSDHTGYTVRGIEKKFRRHVGLTPKQAFTIMKVRSVVNELISSTGNLSLTALAYKYGYTDQSHFTRSYFCIMDSLPSKFNKLQYILPLQT; encoded by the coding sequence ATGCTTAAATATTTAGAAATGAGTTCAGAATCTCCACTTAATTCTTACGTACGTAAGTTCTGGATCCTTGATAATTCCGAATCAGGATTAGTGGCAACCACAAAACACGCGCTTCCAAATACTTGCATTACGATTGCAATTATACATGGAGATGGTTTAATAATAGATTTCCCAAATAACCCTATCTCCATTGCTAGGGGTAGCTACCTAGTAGGGGAGATCACAAAGGCGACAGGTGTAATGGTATTGCCATATACCAAAGCCTTTATGGTTCAGCTCAATCCCTGGGCCGCCACTTTATTGAGCAACTGCTCGTTTCATGAGCTAACGAACCAATTTGCTGCTATAGCAGATATCAATAGAGAGTTGGCCCGATCCTTCATTGACATTAACGTGCTTGATAATAAGGGGACAAAACAGCAGATTCTAAAGGCACTTGAACTTTATCTGTATCCTACGGGTGCCTCTACCCTTATTGCCAGTTGCTTTAATCTTTTTGAATCCCATTCCCCGTTTATTCCCCTGAAGATAGCTGCCCTGTCCGATCATACAGGATATACTGTTAGGGGAATAGAAAAAAAATTCCGCCGGCATGTTGGCCTGACCCCGAAGCAGGCTTTTACTATAATGAAGGTCAGGTCGGTAGTAAACGAGCTGATTTCATCAACAGGCAATCTGTCATTAACGGCATTAGCGTATAAATATGGGTACACCGATCAATCTCACTTCACCAGATCCTACTTTTGTATTATGGACAGCTTGCCCTCCAAATTCAATAAGTTGCAGTATATACTGCCATTGCAAACCTGA
- a CDS encoding serine hydrolase domain-containing protein produces the protein MEKVSLPGMAVVMVNDKRIIYGHCFGKADLAAGKPYSLYTTQEIGSVSKMILSVALMKAIELGYFTLETDINSLLPFKVVNPYEPNHPITVRELATHTSGIIDNPRIYINTYRFNLHLRSYSPASLVPLQALGYKQTLADTTLREFCFNYLAEKGIYYSPENFVYTTSGRTSSYSNIATALIAYLIEIKSGASYSAFTARHIFKPLHMNHSAWFLADLKINNLAQLYYNNDVNFPVYDLVTYPDGGLKTNASDLSKFLIDMIRGFSGRSAVLQPESFRIMFTPQFSSNNTPAKLSLAKRNKGILWNLYNNGTIGHDGDDPGVSSFLAFNPSTGLGGFFLCNKYMDDKSIITDIITKAIAR, from the coding sequence ATGGAAAAAGTAAGTTTGCCGGGAATGGCAGTTGTAATGGTTAACGACAAACGTATTATTTACGGGCACTGCTTTGGTAAGGCTGATCTAGCAGCTGGGAAACCTTATTCACTGTATACAACTCAAGAGATTGGGTCTGTCAGTAAAATGATATTGTCTGTTGCACTAATGAAAGCTATCGAGCTTGGCTATTTTACACTCGAAACAGACATTAACTCGCTACTTCCGTTCAAAGTTGTTAACCCGTATGAACCTAACCATCCTATTACAGTCAGAGAACTGGCCACACATACTTCTGGTATCATAGATAATCCACGCATTTATATTAACACATACCGCTTCAATCTACATCTGAGATCATACAGCCCTGCGTCTCTAGTTCCATTGCAGGCGTTAGGTTATAAACAGACTCTTGCAGATACAACACTCAGGGAATTTTGCTTTAACTATTTGGCGGAAAAAGGGATCTACTATAGTCCTGAGAATTTTGTATACACCACATCAGGGAGAACCTCATCTTACAGCAACATCGCAACTGCATTAATTGCTTACTTAATAGAAATCAAATCTGGTGCTTCTTACAGCGCCTTTACTGCTAGGCATATATTCAAACCGCTGCATATGAACCATTCAGCGTGGTTCTTGGCTGACCTGAAAATAAATAATCTAGCCCAACTCTACTACAACAATGATGTGAATTTTCCGGTATATGACCTGGTAACCTATCCGGATGGTGGGTTAAAAACCAACGCTTCGGATTTAAGCAAGTTTTTGATCGACATGATCAGGGGCTTCTCAGGCAGATCTGCTGTTCTGCAACCGGAGTCATTCCGGATTATGTTTACACCACAGTTTTCAAGCAACAATACACCAGCAAAATTAAGTTTGGCTAAAAGAAATAAAGGTATCTTGTGGAATTTATATAACAATGGTACCATTGGCCACGATGGGGATGATCCTGGGGTTAGCTCGTTCCTCGCATTTAATCCTTCAACAGGCTTGGGTGGATTCTTTTTATGTAATAAGTACATGGATGATAAAAGCATAATTACCGATATTATAACAAAGGCCATAGCTAGATAA
- a CDS encoding DUF4279 domain-containing protein: protein MKKHRLELSLGIWGFEDITHEELTELVGVKAIKEYFKGRPVNKKLPNGKISKENGWIIGPSELAKNSDFDAQMEYFMDIAEAKIDVLNILCSKYLCEFSCAVFLEAESEESTPWVHLGDRYNKIFGN, encoded by the coding sequence ATGAAAAAGCATCGATTAGAACTAAGTTTAGGGATATGGGGATTTGAAGACATTACCCATGAGGAACTAACTGAATTAGTCGGGGTAAAGGCTATAAAAGAATATTTTAAAGGCCGTCCGGTTAATAAAAAACTGCCAAACGGAAAAATATCCAAGGAAAACGGGTGGATCATTGGTCCATCAGAACTTGCTAAAAACAGTGATTTCGACGCCCAAATGGAGTATTTTATGGATATTGCAGAGGCGAAAATAGATGTGCTTAATATTCTATGCAGTAAATATCTTTGTGAATTTTCCTGCGCCGTTTTCTTAGAAGCTGAAAGCGAGGAAAGTACACCATGGGTTCATTTGGGAGACCGTTATAATAAAATTTTCGGGAATTGA